The region agaattcattttGTTATTGATTTGATTAAAGAATTAAAAGCCGTGTTTACCATATGTCTCAGTGAGTATAACTTCATATCTTGgatctataataataaataaatgtatgggGACATGGTAAAATCAAtacatgtaatataaatataatagttAGTACATGTAACATAAGATTGAAAGTATGTTCAGTTCTCAGTGAAGTGTTATAAAATTTGCACTTATTTCTGTActgattattaaataaatgccctttttgataaaaaaaaatgtgggaaTTACAAGCGAATTCCAtttgttcattattaaatataatggtTGATTTACTGTTAACCATATTATTAACTTTACATACAATTACATTACTACATTTAGTCAATATTCTGATTAATACAACACCTAATCTAATCTCTCTCCAGCACCAttttttacacaaatacatgTGAACGTCTGTATTTTAGCTCTGAATGTTGGAGATGCTGGACGTTAATTTATGAGCTGTTTTCTGAAACTGGCCCGCGTTTATTTTCTCAGCGTTGAGTCCGCTTTTTTTTGAGCCTGTGCTAACCAAAGCATGCGCTTTTCTTCATGTGCATTTTCAACACCGTGTTCCTAAAATATCTACAGGTGATGTTGCTAACTCTCTGCTATTGATATCTTGATTTATGCTGCATCTTACCAGTAATGTTAAGGTTGACTTCATTGATGCCATGCACTTCTTTAGGAAAAGTACATGGCTCCGACATCAGAAAACAGAAGTACGTTCCAGCGTCTCGCATCGTGACTTCTTTTAGAGTAAACCTTGCCTTGTTCTTCACTGTGTCCCAAATATTCACCTGAATTACAGTGCCGTTCTGCACTGTGTAACCGTTCTTGTACAGATAGGCATAAACGTTGCCTTTCTGGTTCCTCTCGGGTAATTTTAAAGAGGTACACTGGAGATCAACATCACTTCCCATTTTTACACTCGTCTCCGGCGAGGCTATCTCCGCCGGGATGAACGAATCTGAATATGAGGCGAAGCAATTGACAGAATTATGAGTTAAAGTAAATGCATATTTGGTTATTATTTGCAGGTTTTTATCCTAAACTATCTTATCAGGTAACAAAACGGTAAACAAACTGATAAAATCTTACCGTTCACAGTAATGAAGATGGAATTGATGCCATTTCCTCTTACATCCTCAGGATCATACTTATACGATGAAAAGACACAACTGTAGTCTCCTGTATCATCCTTTGTAATGTCGTctataataaatgtaacatCTTGACAATCTGATTTCATGGCTATGCCAGTGCCATTCCTACAGAGGTAAATATATAAGTTGCTGTTCTTCTCGAATGTTTCCTTCATCCCATGTGTACTGCATGTGAACTCCAGTTTGCCGCTGTTTTTAACTGCATAAATCCTTGCTGGATGGATTTCTCGacctttaaatgaaaaacagagaTCTGTAACCTGACGCAGATACACTAACTGTACATACGTGCTTAATGAGAGTTATCGTGATGCTGAAGAACTTTACTACACCGTAAATGAATCCATACCTTGAGCTTGAGACAACCAAGCCACCAAGATCACTGTTAAACCAAATCAAAAGTCAGATAAGCTTTTGattcttacatttttaaatcagtctTAATGATAATTTTCTTGCATGATAAATATCTAAAAGTTACTTACATAATTTAATGATGAAGTGAGGCATTGTAGAGCTTGAGCACAGGATGTGGTCAGTTCTCTTTTTCTT is a window of Ictalurus punctatus breed USDA103 chromosome 4, Coco_2.0, whole genome shotgun sequence DNA encoding:
- the LOC108264701 gene encoding uncharacterized protein LOC108264701; protein product: MPHFIIKLLILVAWLSQAQGREIHPARIYAVKNSGKLEFTCSTHGMKETFEKNSNLYIYLCRNGTGIAMKSDCQDVTFIIDDITKDDTGDYSCVFSSYKYDPEDVRGNGINSIFITVNDSFIPAEIASPETSVKMGSDVDLQCTSLKLPERNQKGNVYAYLYKNGYTVQNGTVIQVNIWDTVKNKARFTLKEVTMRDAGTYFCFLMSEPCTFPKEVHGINEVNLNITDPRYEVILTETYDPVRKRNILRLGFSGGVIIIACCIVIFDFKTSSRSSSSV